A genomic window from Clostridium aceticum includes:
- a CDS encoding helix-turn-helix domain-containing protein codes for MESILKKLRQEKDLTQRELAKLLSLSPSTVAMYETGQRKPDSDTLKVLADFFNVTIDYLLGRSDIKNPKIDNKINSDLTEKDEKDIAKELEKMMKQLESQGALMFDGEPLDDESREALRLSLENSMRITKITNKKYTPKKYRKNNKED; via the coding sequence TTGGAATCTATATTAAAAAAGCTAAGACAAGAGAAAGACTTAACACAAAGAGAATTAGCCAAATTATTAAGCTTATCTCCAAGTACCGTTGCTATGTATGAAACGGGTCAAAGAAAGCCTGATTCAGATACATTAAAAGTTTTAGCTGATTTTTTTAATGTTACAATCGACTACCTCCTTGGCAGATCCGATATAAAAAATCCTAAAATAGATAATAAAATTAATAGTGACCTAACCGAAAAAGATGAAAAAGATATTGCTAAAGAACTTGAAAAAATGATGAAACAACTAGAAAGCCAAGGTGCTCTCATGTTTGATGGAGAACCCCTTGACGATGAATCTAGGGAAGCTCTTAGATTATCCCTTGAAAACTCAATGAGAATCACTAAAATAACAAATAAAAAATATACTCCTAAGAAATATAGAAAAAACAATAAGGAGGATTAG
- a CDS encoding helix-turn-helix transcriptional regulator: MKPLAEYRKQKNMTQLQLHKATGIPVSSIAMYETGQRTPSLARARKLADYFDVSTDDIFFGNKVHEKRAITIGNQSKLA; this comes from the coding sequence TTGAAACCATTAGCAGAATATAGAAAGCAGAAAAATATGACTCAACTACAATTGCACAAGGCGACAGGGATTCCAGTTAGTTCAATAGCTATGTATGAAACAGGACAAAGAACTCCCAGCTTAGCAAGAGCAAGAAAGCTTGCAGATTACTTCGATGTTTCTACTGATGATATTTTTTTTGGAAACAAAGTTCACGAAAAGAGAGCAATAACTATAGGTAATCAATCAAAGCTAGCATAA
- a CDS encoding helix-turn-helix domain-containing protein, which translates to MLNFLKNIVKSVSKYKEETKNNSTEKQNYSVDFQFKTTGVTAYNVKRAKIAPKIFYIDDDLFYIRTNVIKIREKKKITQKELCTRLGLKSTSFISRLERGDSSKITHEQVESLAKSLEIDISDLLIGYIKA; encoded by the coding sequence ATGCTAAACTTTTTAAAAAATATTGTTAAGTCTGTTTCAAAATATAAAGAAGAAACTAAAAACAACTCAACAGAGAAACAAAATTATTCAGTAGATTTTCAATTTAAAACTACAGGTGTAACTGCGTACAATGTAAAACGTGCCAAAATTGCTCCTAAAATTTTTTATATAGACGATGATCTTTTCTATATACGTACTAATGTTATAAAGATTAGGGAAAAGAAAAAGATTACTCAAAAAGAATTATGCACACGCTTAGGGCTTAAAAGCACAAGTTTTATTTCAAGGCTTGAAAGGGGTGACTCAAGTAAAATTACTCACGAGCAAGTTGAAAGTCTAGCTAAATCTCTAGAAATAGACATTAGTGATCTGCTTATAGGCTACATAAAAGCTTAA
- a CDS encoding BC1881 family protein: protein MFGKKLSDYSIEELVKEIVCRKHTSILKADKHQVFQVKNNQKRIREKGPAVVLVIREEA from the coding sequence ATGTTTGGTAAAAAGTTAAGTGATTATTCCATAGAGGAGCTTGTCAAAGAGATTGTATGTAGAAAGCATACCAGTATTCTAAAAGCGGACAAGCATCAAGTATTCCAAGTGAAAAACAATCAAAAGAGAATTAGGGAAAAGGGACCTGCCGTAGTACTAGTGATCAGAGAGGAGGCATAG
- a CDS encoding helix-turn-helix domain-containing protein — protein MYRFAREKAGLTREQAAEYLPICERTIAKIEHGEMTPLPAVADKMNDVYGVRHLSMWYCKEECPIGKKYCYEILNNVDLSPMAILTKYRQEAKEAQEGLDRLTELMLNKKGEADCTKEELEEIRHWGLELLDLEHVIETFKLRLWDFLNVGELIKQHNEKCIREKYVIKENNRPAATVSAI, from the coding sequence ATGTATAGATTTGCAAGAGAAAAGGCTGGGCTGACAAGAGAACAGGCAGCTGAGTATTTGCCAATATGCGAGAGAACAATAGCCAAAATTGAGCATGGAGAAATGACTCCATTGCCAGCAGTAGCGGATAAAATGAATGATGTCTACGGAGTACGCCATTTAAGCATGTGGTACTGCAAAGAAGAGTGTCCTATAGGGAAGAAATACTGCTACGAAATATTAAACAATGTGGATCTATCACCTATGGCAATCCTTACAAAGTATCGACAGGAGGCTAAAGAAGCACAAGAAGGCTTAGATCGATTAACTGAGCTGATGCTAAATAAAAAAGGTGAAGCAGATTGCACCAAGGAAGAGCTTGAGGAAATAAGGCATTGGGGACTTGAATTGCTTGACTTAGAACATGTTATAGAAACCTTTAAGCTAAGACTTTGGGATTTTCTAAATGTAGGGGAGCTTATTAAACAGCATAATGAGAAATGTATAAGAGAAAAGTACGTCATAAAAGAAAATAACCGACCAGCGGCAACTGTATCGGCTATTTAG
- a CDS encoding replication protein produces the protein MANPQPTDAHLRIAHVITEEIMMRDFTKRQRSILDLVLRLSWGCNKKEAIIPKLRYFELCGIPQTKIKSEITYLVNARVIFWEESTNQFWFNKNYEEWKISIVKGYDRNFLAELIYLNVKNTVDKPVDNHVDKETLKTEELPKMGSDFPKGEESSHLERGSNFPKEEVLKSSNPVVSKGEGVYKEIIKESNTTITIKETQSDELEKDSQGTGDFQPAESEVEEKNVNRLREIEGYYAANVLRRNIIGSVDLKLILEAYRKYPTDFILSCIEHAVKQNKERNGKITIKSFSYFVPILEDEWEKYQIREASKNAAPVQQDNKDFKNKSTSGPKKYSTRFHLVESRGSNYTNDELEEKLLKKERVQA, from the coding sequence ATGGCAAATCCACAACCAACAGATGCACACCTAAGAATTGCCCATGTTATAACAGAAGAAATTATGATGAGGGATTTCACTAAAAGACAGCGGAGTATCTTAGACTTAGTTTTAAGGCTTTCATGGGGATGCAATAAAAAAGAAGCTATTATACCAAAGCTGAGGTATTTTGAGCTTTGCGGAATACCACAAACTAAAATCAAATCAGAGATCACTTATTTAGTCAATGCTAGAGTAATATTCTGGGAAGAATCAACCAATCAATTTTGGTTCAACAAGAACTATGAAGAATGGAAAATTTCTATAGTAAAGGGATATGATAGAAATTTCTTAGCAGAATTAATCTATTTAAATGTCAAAAACACTGTGGATAAACCTGTTGATAACCATGTGGATAAAGAAACTTTAAAAACAGAAGAACTTCCTAAAATGGGAAGTGACTTCCCAAAAGGGGAAGAAAGTTCCCATTTAGAGAGGGGAAGTAACTTCCCAAAAGAGGAAGTTTTAAAGTCGTCAAACCCAGTGGTTTCAAAGGGTGAAGGCGTGTATAAAGAAATTATTAAAGAAAGTAATACTACTATTACTATTAAGGAAACCCAGTCAGATGAATTAGAAAAAGATTCCCAAGGCACTGGTGACTTTCAACCAGCAGAAAGTGAGGTAGAGGAGAAAAACGTAAATCGCTTAAGAGAAATAGAAGGTTATTATGCTGCTAATGTCTTAAGGCGAAATATAATAGGCAGTGTTGACTTGAAACTGATACTAGAAGCCTATCGTAAATATCCGACTGACTTTATTTTGTCCTGCATAGAACATGCTGTTAAGCAGAATAAGGAGCGTAATGGCAAGATCACAATAAAAAGTTTCAGCTATTTTGTACCAATCCTCGAGGATGAGTGGGAGAAATATCAAATACGAGAGGCTAGTAAAAATGCAGCACCTGTACAGCAAGACAACAAAGATTTTAAGAACAAAAGTACATCTGGACCTAAAAAATACAGCACTAGGTTTCATTTAGTTGAGAGCAGGGGAAGCAATTATACCAACGATGAACTTGAGGAAAAATTGCTGAAGAAAGAGAGAGTCCAAGCATAG
- a CDS encoding Com family DNA-binding transcriptional regulator, giving the protein METVKCKHCGRTLCELEGKIKIKCRKCGHWNYIQTKEAAQAAQSE; this is encoded by the coding sequence ATGGAGACAGTTAAGTGCAAACATTGTGGCAGGACATTATGTGAATTGGAAGGAAAGATAAAAATCAAGTGTAGAAAGTGTGGACATTGGAATTATATACAGACAAAAGAAGCGGCTCAAGCAGCCCAGAGTGAATGA